The Polaribacter sp. KT25b genome contains the following window.
TCATAAAAGCAATTGCGGTTCCTAACGGAATTCCTTTTGCAACTAACACTTGAACAACAGGTAATATTCCTGATGCATTAGAGTACATTGGCACCGCTAAAATAGTTGCAATTGGCACAGCAAATAGATTGTCTTTGTCCATATATTGTTCAAAAAAACCTTCAGGAATATAGCCATGCATCAATCCGCCAATGGCGATACCAATAAGTACATACGGAATAATTCCTTTTAAAATTTTTAGAACTTCATCCCAAATAATTGGTAAGCGTTGTTTTAAGGTTTGTTTCTCTGCAATAAAAGTATCTTGATCTTTTTGTGCATTTGCTAAAACTTCTTTTACCCAAGGAGTTAAATAGCGTTCTAGTTTTAATTTTTGAAGAATTACACCAGAAATTGTTCCTAGTAAAATACCACTAATTACATAAATAATAGTTGTTTGAAGTCCGAATAAGCCAACAAAAAGTCCGATTGCAACTTCATTAACTAACGGAGAAGTAATTAAAAATGCAAACGTAACTCCTAATGGAATTCCACCTCTCACAAAACCAATAAATAGAGGAACAGAAGAACAAGAACAAAAAGGTGTAACAACACCAAAAAGACTTGCCATTAAATATTCTAAACCGTATAATTTATTTCTTGATAAATAATTTTTGACTTTATCTATTGGGAAATAGCTATTGACGATTCCCATAAAAAAGATAATAACAAAAAGTAAAATTAAAATCTTTGTGGTGTCGTAAATAAAGAAGTTGAGCGCTTCTGCCAAGTGTTGCCCTTTGGTTAAGTTCAAAATATCATAAACAAACCAATCTGCTATATTTTGTATCCAATCAAACATTTTCAAATTGATTAATTGTGCCCGAAATAGCACAAGATAATTTTATGGTATTATAGATTGTTCCAAACTTTTCAATATTCTTTTTTAATAAATCTATATTTAATTTTTTATCGTTGCTGTAGATTTTTAAATCGTAAAAAATGTTATCCATTCTTGGCGGATTTTCTAATCGCGTAGCATTCACTTCAAGTGTAGTTTTTGAATATGTGAATTTCATCATAATTGAAAAACGTTCTACATTTTTTAACATACAAGCTGCAAATGAGCCAAGAAATAATTCAGCCGGATTTGGTAAAACCTCGGCAGTTTTTGAAGTTGTGCCAAAATTGATGTTCGATTCTTTTATATGAATAACAGCATCTTTATTTGAGATAGAAGACGCTTTGATCTGATAATTCATAACACTATAATTTAGTTTAAGAGCGCCAATACCTCTTCTTTTGATGGTATTCTGCCTTTTATGGTAATTACATCATCAATTACTAAAGCAGGAGTGCTCATTACGTTAAATTTCATAATTTCCATAATATCTTCTACTTTTTCAATAGTTGCATCAATGTTATTTTCTGATACTACATCTTTAACAACTGCTGTCATAGATTGACATTTTGGGCAACCTGTACCTAATACTTTAATTACTTTACTCATAATTTTAAAATTTGTTTATCGTAAATAAGCGATATGATTATTAAAAAAAATATCAATCAAAAAAC
Protein-coding sequences here:
- a CDS encoding permease, which codes for MFDWIQNIADWFVYDILNLTKGQHLAEALNFFIYDTTKILILLFVIIFFMGIVNSYFPIDKVKNYLSRNKLYGLEYLMASLFGVVTPFCSCSSVPLFIGFVRGGIPLGVTFAFLITSPLVNEVAIGLFVGLFGLQTTIIYVISGILLGTISGVILQKLKLERYLTPWVKEVLANAQKDQDTFIAEKQTLKQRLPIIWDEVLKILKGIIPYVLIGIAIGGLMHGYIPEGFFEQYMDKDNLFAVPIATILAVPMYSNASGILPVVQVLVAKGIPLGTAIAFMMGVVGLSLPEAMLLKKVMTLKLIAIFFGVVTLCIIISGYLFNLLL
- a CDS encoding OsmC family protein — protein: MNYQIKASSISNKDAVIHIKESNINFGTTSKTAEVLPNPAELFLGSFAACMLKNVERFSIMMKFTYSKTTLEVNATRLENPPRMDNIFYDLKIYSNDKKLNIDLLKKNIEKFGTIYNTIKLSCAISGTINQFENV
- a CDS encoding thioredoxin family protein, translated to MSKVIKVLGTGCPKCQSMTAVVKDVVSENNIDATIEKVEDIMEIMKFNVMSTPALVIDDVITIKGRIPSKEEVLALLN